The following are from one region of the Platichthys flesus chromosome 2, fPlaFle2.1, whole genome shotgun sequence genome:
- the ip6k1 gene encoding inositol hexakisphosphate kinase 1, whose protein sequence is MCLPHTNNMDNKLQGAGQGGGASLRLRPGGVPLEPFIHQVGGHTSMMRYDDHTVCKPLISREQRFYESLPPEMKEFTPEYKGMVLVCFEGDCDGYINLVAYPYVESNMEGGAGDHEEREPPEREQPRRKHSRRSLHRSSSSSEHKDERSDLRESHDTDTSENLAELKSPRLDPKIHSDVPFQMLDWNSGLSSEKISHNPWSLRCHKQQLSRMRSESKDPKLFKFLLLENAVHHFSYPCILDLKMGTRQHGDDASEEKAARQMKKCEQSTSATLGVRVCGMQVYQLNTGHYLCRNKYYGRGLSIEGFRQALYQYMHNGKGLRQDLLEPILNKLRSLKAVLESQASYRFYSSSLLIIYEGKESGGPSVLSSGQHPAWQQKTPPAPTEPGPGPFAPPAPDAPLKMDMSQKPEPGSLSSQGSGPTAPPSPAPHPPPQAPTTTSDCHSFSPPTPSPHPRPDPSSLSSAPSSISLPPPPAPPKQPPHVDVRMIDFAHSTFKGFRGDTAVHDGPDRGYMFGLESLVRILESLRDGNPP, encoded by the exons ATGTGCCTCCCTCACACCAACAACATGGACAACAAGCTACAGGGTGCGGGACAGGGGGGAGGGGCTTCACTTCGACTGCGACCAGGAGGCGTTCCACTGGAGCCCTTCATACACCAG GTGGGGGGTCACACCAGTATGATGCGTTACGATGACCACACAGTGTGTAAACCTCTGATCAGCAGAGAGCAGCGATTCTACGAGTCTCTGCCTCCAGAGATGAAGGAGTTCACGCCGGAGTATAAAG GCATGGTGCTGGTTTGTTTCGAAGGCGATTGTGACGGCTACATCAACCTGGTGGCCTACCCCTACGTGGAGAGCAACATGGAGGGAGGGGCTGGTGACCACGAGGAGCGTGAGCCTCCTGAGAGGGAGCAGCCGAGGAGGAAACACTCCCGTCGCAGTCTccaccgctcctcctcctcttccgaACACAAGGATGAGCGGTCTGACCTGAGGGAGTCACATGACACTGACACCTCTGAAAA tctTGCAGAGCTGAAGAGTCCCAGGCTCGACCCAAAGATCCACTCCGACGTTCCCTTCCAGATGTTGGACTGGAACAGTGGTTTGTCATCAGAGAAGATCAGCCATAACCCCTGGAGCCTCCGTTgtcacaaacagcagctcagtcgCATGAGATCTGAGTCCAAGGACCCCAAGCTCTTCA AGTTTCTATTGTTGGAGAACGCTGTTCATCACTTCTCTTACCCCTGCATCCTGGACCTGAAGATGGGCACCAGGCAGCACGGAGACGACGCCTCCGAGGAGAAGGCGGCCAGGCAGATGAAGAAATGTGAACAGAGCACTTCAGCCACGCTGGGGGTCAGAGTGTGCGGCATGCAG gtgtacCAGCTGAACACCGGTCACTACCTCTGCAGGAACAAGTACTACGGCCGCGGCCTGTCGATCGAGGGCTTCCGCCAGGCCCTCTACCAGTACATGCACAACGGAAAGGGCCTGAGGCAGGACCTCTTGGAGCCGATCCTGAATAAGCTCCGCAGCCTGAAGGCGGTGCTGGAGAGCCAGGCCTCCTACCGCTTCTACTCGTCTTCGCTGCTCATCATCTATGAGGGAAAG GAATCTGGGGGCCCCTCAGTCCTCAGCTCTGGGCAGCATCCAGCCTGGCAGCAGAAGACTCCTCCGGCCCCGACAGAGCCCGGCCCCGGGCCCTTCGCTCCTCCGGCCCCCGACGCTCCCCTCAAAATGGACATGAGCCAGAAACCAGAGCCGGGGTCGCTGTCCTCTCAAGGGTCCGGACCAACGGCTCCGCCCTCCCCTGCCCCTCATCCCCCCCCACAAGCCCCAACCACCACGTCAGACTGCCACTCCTTCTCCCCACCTACACCCTCCCCTCACCCCCGTCCAGacccctcctccctgtcctctgcTCCCAGTTCAATTTCCTTGCCCCCTCCTCCCGCCCCACCAAAGCAGCCCCCCCACGTGGACGTTCGTATGATCGACTTCGCCCACTCCACCTTTAAGGGTTTCCGCGGGGACACGGCGGTGCACGACGGGCCGGACCGGGGCTACATGTTCGGACTGGAGAGCCTGGTCCGGATCCTGGAGAGCCTGCGGGACGGCAACCCGCCGTAG